In bacterium, one genomic interval encodes:
- a CDS encoding replication-associated recombination protein A: MNEHLPPLAERMRPSNLGGYVGQEHLLGPDALLTRLIASGSIPSLILWGEPGTGKTTLARILATTLDYIFVPISAVATGVPELRKQLEAASLRRKAGQRTLLFVDEIHRWSKSQQDALLHAVEDGTVTLLGATTENPSFEVISPLLSRARVLRLESLGADQLRDLLRRALATDSELLSQRVTVADDAVDALLTLSGGDARALYNALELAAQIAPVRDGGRVIDRALVETAVLRRLPRYDKAGDQHYDTISAFIKSVRASDPDAALYYLARMLAAGEDPLFIARRLIILASEDIGNANPNGLVLAASCYSAVHAIGMPEARIVLSQCTTYLACSPKSNAAYVAIDKALEVVRAEQAPAAVPMHLRNPVTGLMKREGYGQGYVYPHDQPGHFVEIENLPAEHRGTQFYEPSNQGREAELGDRLTRWWSKRRKP, from the coding sequence ATGAACGAACATCTTCCGCCCTTAGCCGAACGCATGCGACCGTCCAATCTGGGCGGATATGTCGGGCAAGAACACCTGCTCGGCCCCGATGCGTTGCTGACGCGGTTGATTGCGAGCGGTTCGATTCCCAGTCTAATCCTCTGGGGTGAACCGGGTACGGGCAAGACAACGCTGGCGCGGATTCTGGCCACAACGCTCGACTATATCTTTGTCCCAATCTCGGCCGTGGCGACCGGTGTTCCCGAGCTTCGGAAGCAGCTTGAGGCGGCCAGCCTGCGCCGCAAGGCCGGACAGCGGACCTTGCTGTTTGTGGATGAAATCCACCGTTGGTCAAAGTCTCAGCAGGACGCCTTGCTGCATGCGGTCGAGGACGGCACGGTGACGCTGCTGGGCGCGACGACGGAGAATCCCTCGTTTGAGGTCATTTCACCCCTGCTCTCGCGGGCGCGGGTGCTGCGGCTTGAGTCGTTAGGCGCCGACCAGCTTCGGGACCTCCTGCGACGGGCGTTGGCCACGGATTCCGAGCTGCTGAGTCAGCGGGTGACGGTTGCCGATGACGCCGTAGATGCCCTGTTGACCCTCTCGGGTGGCGATGCCCGGGCCCTCTATAATGCCCTCGAACTGGCCGCCCAGATTGCCCCTGTCCGGGATGGCGGCCGGGTAATTGACCGAGCGCTGGTCGAAACAGCGGTGCTGCGCCGACTTCCCCGCTATGACAAGGCCGGGGATCAGCACTACGACACAATCTCGGCCTTTATCAAGTCTGTCCGGGCCAGCGACCCGGATGCGGCGCTTTATTATCTGGCGCGGATGCTGGCGGCGGGCGAGGACCCGTTGTTTATCGCGCGAAGATTGATTATCTTAGCGAGCGAGGACATTGGGAATGCCAATCCTAACGGGTTGGTGCTGGCAGCCTCTTGCTATTCGGCGGTGCATGCCATTGGGATGCCCGAAGCGCGGATCGTCCTGTCCCAATGCACGACCTATCTCGCCTGTTCGCCGAAGTCCAATGCGGCCTACGTGGCGATTGACAAGGCGCTGGAAGTGGTGCGCGCGGAACAGGCGCCGGCGGCGGTGCCGATGCATCTGCGTAATCCGGTTACCGGACTCATGAAGCGGGAGGGCTACGGTCAAGGCTACGTTTACCCTCATGATCAACCCGGTCATTTTGTCGAGATTGAGAATTTGCCGGCGGAGCATCGCGGCACACAGTTTTACGAACCTTCGAATCAAGGGCGGGAAGCCGAGCTCGGAGACCGGCTGACGCGCTGGTGGTCGAAGCGGCGTAAGCCTTAG
- a CDS encoding exo-alpha-sialidase, with the protein MLRISDRVVIAWSKSRDDLNDNPTQYNNDIVYIVSENGGQTWSDEVNITNFIPPDLDCASGDTLICDMDTFRTYTDLSVILDNNDDIHIAFTTVHYYSLEGTISRFSSQIWHWGSDMGYMTPIFAHTAAYFDTNWATDLGDWQYTLQRPNLAIDDETGEALLLFRARGFGQLVRRRRAHAGHLDLQVVERRRSLDDGAQRDEHEYRPIYAAGPEHARTRRLTRDRSHLERRREVLAHVLRSRSGCWRRGGQQPDRRTDVESRALSADSG; encoded by the coding sequence GTGCTCCGCATCAGCGACCGCGTGGTCATCGCGTGGTCGAAAAGCCGCGACGACTTGAACGACAATCCGACTCAGTACAATAACGATATCGTGTATATCGTGTCGGAAAACGGCGGCCAGACTTGGAGCGATGAAGTCAATATCACCAACTTCATTCCGCCCGATCTTGATTGCGCGTCAGGCGACACGCTGATCTGTGACATGGACACGTTCCGTACATACACCGACCTGTCGGTGATTCTGGATAACAACGACGACATTCATATTGCCTTCACGACGGTGCACTACTATTCGCTCGAAGGCACGATCTCGCGCTTTTCATCGCAGATCTGGCATTGGGGCAGCGACATGGGCTACATGACGCCGATCTTTGCGCACACCGCCGCCTATTTTGATACGAACTGGGCCACCGATCTGGGCGATTGGCAATACACGCTGCAGCGTCCTAATCTGGCGATTGACGACGAAACCGGCGAGGCTCTACTGCTGTTTCGTGCGCGCGGATTCGGCCAACTGGTCCGAAGGCGGCGTGCCCATGCAGGACATCTGGATCTCCAAGTCGTGGAACGACGGCGTAGCCTGGACGATGGCGCGCAACGTGACGAACACGAATACCGGCCAATTTATGCCGCCGGGCCAGAGCATGCACGAACGCGACGCCTCACTCGCGACCGAAGTCACCTCGAGCGGCGGCGTGAAGTTCTTGCACATGTTCTACGTTCTCGATCTGGATGCTGGCGGCGCGGTGGGCAACAACCCGACCGGCGTACCGACGTTGAATCCCGTGCATTATCAGCGGATTCCGGTTGA
- a CDS encoding T9SS type A sorting domain-containing protein — protein sequence MFYVLDLDAGGAVGNNPTGVPTLNPVHYQRIPVDSIPNMPLWRNDWPVLHVDSTDMPPLVTTSVPTDGPALPTAFALYQNYPNPFNPVTTIQFDLSQASRVSLRVFNVIGQEVAMLLDNESLSAGVQTIEFDGSQLGSGVYLYQLETAGLTQTRKMVLLK from the coding sequence ATGTTCTACGTTCTCGATCTGGATGCTGGCGGCGCGGTGGGCAACAACCCGACCGGCGTACCGACGTTGAATCCCGTGCATTATCAGCGGATTCCGGTTGATTCGATTCCGAACATGCCGCTCTGGCGCAACGACTGGCCGGTATTGCACGTGGATTCGACCGACATGCCGCCGCTCGTGACCACATCAGTTCCGACCGACGGCCCGGCGCTGCCGACGGCCTTTGCGCTCTACCAGAACTACCCGAACCCGTTTAATCCGGTGACCACGATTCAGTTCGACTTGTCACAGGCCAGTCGCGTCTCGCTGCGCGTCTTCAACGTCATCGGGCAAGAAGTCGCCATGCTGCTTGACAATGAGTCACTCAGTGCCGGGGTTCAGACCATCGAATTTGATGGTTCACAGTTGGGTTCAGGAGTCTATCTCTATCAGTTGGAGACTGCCGGATTGACGCAGACCCGCAAGATGGTTCTGCTCAAGTAA
- a CDS encoding Crp/Fnr family transcriptional regulator, translating into MERLNILSQFEVFTTAPRDLREAMLEHGQVMRLESGARVFNEGDACQVVPFIGSGGVRVFKHNGARREVTLYHVGAGQSCVMTMSCTVNGCSYPASADVLPTGPLEFVGYPPQRMLGWIDKFPEMRSHYQQMMHQRMVHLFGLIEDLTFTRMDRRIASFLLQRFAGGGVFTPSLNITHEQIADELGSAREVVSRLLKEFERSGAVELSRGQVRMTNENMLRIYAGQSQ; encoded by the coding sequence ATGGAACGGCTCAACATTCTCTCGCAGTTCGAGGTCTTCACTACCGCACCTCGTGACTTGCGGGAGGCCATGCTCGAGCACGGGCAAGTGATGCGGTTGGAGAGCGGAGCGCGGGTTTTTAACGAAGGGGACGCCTGTCAGGTGGTGCCCTTCATCGGGTCGGGCGGCGTGCGGGTGTTTAAGCACAATGGTGCCCGCCGCGAAGTCACCCTCTATCACGTCGGCGCCGGTCAAAGCTGCGTGATGACGATGTCGTGTACGGTGAACGGCTGTTCCTATCCCGCAAGTGCGGATGTCTTGCCGACGGGGCCGCTGGAATTTGTCGGTTACCCGCCGCAGCGAATGCTCGGTTGGATTGATAAATTCCCCGAGATGCGGTCGCACTATCAGCAGATGATGCATCAGCGGATGGTGCATCTGTTCGGATTGATCGAGGACCTGACGTTCACGCGGATGGATCGGCGCATTGCGTCGTTCCTGCTGCAGCGCTTTGCGGGCGGCGGCGTGTTCACACCGAGTCTGAATATCACTCACGAGCAGATTGCCGATGAATTGGGCTCGGCGCGCGAGGTGGTCAGTCGGCTGCTGAAGGAGTTTGAGCGGTCGGGCGCCGTGGAGCTGTCGCGGGGTCAGGTGCGGATGACCAACGAGAATATGCTGCGCATATACGCGGGCCAATCTCAATGA
- a CDS encoding DUF2892 domain-containing protein has protein sequence MTMNVGSADRVIRIVIGLAVIGWGIWAKNWWGALGVVPLFTAMINWCPLYTVCGVKTTSAK, from the coding sequence ATGACGATGAACGTAGGCAGCGCGGACCGTGTGATCCGCATCGTAATCGGATTGGCCGTGATTGGCTGGGGCATTTGGGCGAAGAACTGGTGGGGCGCCCTGGGCGTTGTGCCGTTATTCACGGCGATGATCAATTGGTGCCCGCTTTACACGGTTTGCGGTGTGAAGACCACTTCGGCAAAATAA
- a CDS encoding Crp/Fnr family transcriptional regulator, producing the protein MDAHEILSQFEFYQNAHDTLQAEILSHARVVTLDGGTEVYREGEVCERVAFVGDGSIRVFKRHDTGREITLYHVRQSESCILTASCVLTGKRYPATAIVESEHAVEAALLPPQHFHRWVHGEPVVRDYVFGLMSQRIADMMALIEEITFGKMDERIAHFLLDKFTGEGTYLRSIHVTHEQIADELGTAREVVSRLLKEFERAGALELGRGRVRMVNERLLRAFAGELL; encoded by the coding sequence ATGGACGCACACGAGATCCTCTCACAGTTTGAGTTTTATCAAAACGCCCACGACACGCTGCAAGCGGAGATTCTCTCGCATGCGCGGGTTGTGACGTTGGATGGCGGCACGGAGGTCTACCGGGAAGGCGAGGTCTGTGAGCGGGTGGCGTTTGTGGGGGATGGCAGCATTCGCGTCTTCAAACGGCACGACACGGGTCGGGAAATCACGCTCTACCATGTGCGGCAGTCTGAGAGCTGCATCCTGACGGCCTCGTGCGTACTGACGGGCAAACGCTATCCGGCGACGGCCATCGTTGAGTCGGAGCACGCCGTTGAAGCGGCCCTGTTGCCGCCCCAGCACTTTCATCGCTGGGTGCATGGCGAACCGGTGGTTCGGGACTACGTATTTGGGCTGATGAGCCAGCGCATCGCGGACATGATGGCGCTGATCGAAGAGATAACGTTTGGCAAGATGGACGAGCGCATTGCGCACTTTCTGCTCGACAAGTTCACGGGCGAAGGGACGTATCTGCGCAGTATCCACGTCACGCACGAGCAGATTGCCGATGAACTGGGCACGGCGCGTGAAGTGGTCAGCAGATTACTGAAAGAGTTTGAACGGGCGGGCGCGCTGGAGCTGGGCCGCGGGCGCGTGCGCATGGTGAACGAGCGGCTCTTGAGAGCGTTTGCGGGAGAGTTGTTGTAA